From the genome of Excalfactoria chinensis isolate bCotChi1 chromosome 12, bCotChi1.hap2, whole genome shotgun sequence, one region includes:
- the PRKCD gene encoding protein kinase C delta type isoform X2: protein MAPFLRISFNSFELGPVQNQGEQLQPFCAIKMKEALTTERGKTLVQRKPTMYPEWKSTFDAHIYEGRVIQIVLMKAAEEPLSEVTVGVSVLAERCKKGNGKAEFWLDLQPQGKVLMAVQYFLEDADCRQSIREEEGTVTINRRGAIKQAKIHYIKNHEFIATFFGQPTFCSVCRDFVWGLNKQGYKCRQCNAAIHKKCIDKIIGRCTGTAANSRDTMFQKERFNIDMPHRFKVYNYMSPTFCDHCGSLLWGLVKQGLKCEECAMNVHHKCQKKVANLCGINQKLLAEALTQVSQKSSRRSDSGSVENVGIYQDFDKKHRGPGGDTTDNSQYDKLWEGSTAKTAPRIASRRKFNIESFVFHKVLGKGSFGKVLLAELKGKNEFFAIKALKKDVVLIDDDVECTMVEKRVLALAWENPFLTHLYCTFQTKDHLFFVMEFLNGGDLMFHIQDKGRFDLYRATFYGAEILCGLQFLHSKGIIYRDLKLDNVMLDKEGHIKIADFGMCKENVVGENKASTFCGTPDYIAPEILQGLKYTFSVDWWSFGVLLYEMLIGQSPFHGDDEDELFESIRVDTPHYPRWITKESKDILEKLFERDPTRRLGVTGNIRDHPFFKTINWTTLERREVDPPFKPKVKSPSDYNNFDREFLNEKPKLSYSDKNLIDSMDQSAFDGFSFTNPKFEQILEK from the exons ATGGCCCCCTTCTTACGGATATCTTTCAACTCATTTGAGCTGGGACCTGTGCAGAATCAAGGGGAACAACTGCAGCCTTTCTGCGCCATCAAGATGAAGGAGGCACTGACGACAG AGAGAGGAAAAACGCTGGTTCAGAGGAAACCCACCATGTATCCGGAATGGAAGTCTACTTTTGATGCCCACATTTATGAAGGACGCGTGATTCAGATTGTTCtcatgaaagcagcagaagagccaTTATCTGAAGTGACTGTAGGTGTGTCTGTCCTGGCGGAGCGCTGCAAGAAGGGCAATGGCAAGGCAGAGTTCTGG CTTGACCTGCAGCCTCAGGGGAAGGTGCTGATGGCTGTGCAGTACTTTCTAGAAGATGCAG ACTGCAGACAGTCAATAAGGGAAGAAGAGGGAACAGTAACTATCAACAGGAGAGGAGCAATCAAGCAAGCAAAAATCCACTACATCAAAAATCATGAATTTATCGCTACCTTCTTTGGACAGCCCACGTTTTGTTCTGTCTGCAGAGACTTCGTGTG gggACTGAACAAGCAAGGATACAAATGTAGGC AATGCAACGCTGCTATTCATAAGAAATGTATTGATAAAATCATTGGGAGGTGTACCGGTACCGCAGCCAACAGCAGAGACACAATG TTTCAGAAGGAGCGTTTCAACATCGACATGCCTCACCGCTTCAAAGTTTACAACTACATGAGCCCTACCTTCTGTGACCACTGCggcagcctgctctgggggCTGGTCAAGCAAGGACTCAAATGTGAAG aatgtgCAATGAATGTGCATCATAAATGCCAAAAGAAGGTGGCCAACCTGTGTGGAATTAACCAGAAGTTGTTAGCTGAAGCTTTAACTCAAGTCAGCCAG AAGTCTTCGCGAAGGTCTGACTCTGGATCTGTAGAAAATGTTGGCATTTACCAAGATTTTGATAAGAAACATCGAGGTCCAGGAGGGGATACAACag ATAACAGCCAGTATGATAAACTGTGGGAGGGAAGCACTGCCAAGACAGCGCCACGAATTGCAAGCAGGAGAAAATTCAATATAGAGAGCTTTGTCTTCCATAAAGTACTGGGGAAAGGAAGTTTTGGAAAG GTACTGCTTGCTGagctaaaaggaaagaatgagtTCTTTGCTATCAAAGCTCTGAAGAAAGACGTGGTGCTGATTGACGATGATGTGGAATGTACCATGGTGGAGAAGCGGGTCCTTGCACTTGCATGGGAAAATCCATTTCTCACACACCTTTATTGCACGTTCCAGACAAAG GATCACCTCTTTTTTGTTATGGAGTTCCTGAATGGGGGAGACCTGATGTTTCACATACAAGACAAGGGGCGGTTTGATCTCTACAGAGCAAC GTTTTATGGAGCTGAAATTTTATGTGGGCTGCAGTTTCTTCACAGCAAAGGCATTATTTATAG AGACCTGAAACTGGACAACGTGATGCTCGATAAAGAAGGCCACATCAAAATAGCGGATTTTGGAATGtgcaaagaaaatgttgttGGTGAGAACAAGGCCAGCACGTTCTGCGGGACCCCGGACTACATTGCTCCAGAG ATTCTGCAAGGCTTGAAGTACACGTTCTCTGTGGACTGGTGGTCGTTCGGGGTCCTGCTGTACGAGATGCTCATTGGACAGTCTCCTTTCCACGGGGATGATGAAGATGAGTTGTTTGAGTCGATCCGAGTGGACACACCTCACTACCCTCGCTGGATTACCAAGGAGTCAAAAGACATATTAGAAAAG CTGTTTGAAAGAGATCCGACACGGAGACTCGGTGTCACCGGGAATATCAgagatcatcctttcttcaaaACCATCAACTGGACGACCCTAGAGAGGAGGGAGGTTGACCCTCCTTTCAAGCCCAAAGTG AAGTCGCCGAGTGACTACAACAACTTCGACAGAGAATTTCTGAACGAGAAGCCGAAGCTCTCTTACAGCGACAAGAACCTGATCGACTCCATGGATCAGTCCGCGTTCGATGGCTTCTCCTTCACCAACCCCAAATTCGAACAGAtcttagaaaaataa
- the PRKCD gene encoding protein kinase C delta type isoform X1 — MAPFLRISFNSFELGPVQNQGEQLQPFCAIKMKEALTTERGKTLVQRKPTMYPEWKSTFDAHIYEGRVIQIVLMKAAEEPLSEVTVGVSVLAERCKKGNGKAEFWLDLQPQGKVLMAVQYFLEDADCRQSIREEEGTVTINRRGAIKQAKIHYIKNHEFIATFFGQPTFCSVCRDFVWGLNKQGYKCRQCNAAIHKKCIDKIIGRCTGTAANSRDTMFQKERFNIDMPHRFKVYNYMSPTFCDHCGSLLWGLVKQGLKCEECAMNVHHKCQKKVANLCGINQKLLAEALTQVSQKSSRRSDSGSVENVGIYQDFDKKHRGPGGDTTADNSQYDKLWEGSTAKTAPRIASRRKFNIESFVFHKVLGKGSFGKVLLAELKGKNEFFAIKALKKDVVLIDDDVECTMVEKRVLALAWENPFLTHLYCTFQTKDHLFFVMEFLNGGDLMFHIQDKGRFDLYRATFYGAEILCGLQFLHSKGIIYRDLKLDNVMLDKEGHIKIADFGMCKENVVGENKASTFCGTPDYIAPEILQGLKYTFSVDWWSFGVLLYEMLIGQSPFHGDDEDELFESIRVDTPHYPRWITKESKDILEKLFERDPTRRLGVTGNIRDHPFFKTINWTTLERREVDPPFKPKVKSPSDYNNFDREFLNEKPKLSYSDKNLIDSMDQSAFDGFSFTNPKFEQILEK; from the exons ATGGCCCCCTTCTTACGGATATCTTTCAACTCATTTGAGCTGGGACCTGTGCAGAATCAAGGGGAACAACTGCAGCCTTTCTGCGCCATCAAGATGAAGGAGGCACTGACGACAG AGAGAGGAAAAACGCTGGTTCAGAGGAAACCCACCATGTATCCGGAATGGAAGTCTACTTTTGATGCCCACATTTATGAAGGACGCGTGATTCAGATTGTTCtcatgaaagcagcagaagagccaTTATCTGAAGTGACTGTAGGTGTGTCTGTCCTGGCGGAGCGCTGCAAGAAGGGCAATGGCAAGGCAGAGTTCTGG CTTGACCTGCAGCCTCAGGGGAAGGTGCTGATGGCTGTGCAGTACTTTCTAGAAGATGCAG ACTGCAGACAGTCAATAAGGGAAGAAGAGGGAACAGTAACTATCAACAGGAGAGGAGCAATCAAGCAAGCAAAAATCCACTACATCAAAAATCATGAATTTATCGCTACCTTCTTTGGACAGCCCACGTTTTGTTCTGTCTGCAGAGACTTCGTGTG gggACTGAACAAGCAAGGATACAAATGTAGGC AATGCAACGCTGCTATTCATAAGAAATGTATTGATAAAATCATTGGGAGGTGTACCGGTACCGCAGCCAACAGCAGAGACACAATG TTTCAGAAGGAGCGTTTCAACATCGACATGCCTCACCGCTTCAAAGTTTACAACTACATGAGCCCTACCTTCTGTGACCACTGCggcagcctgctctgggggCTGGTCAAGCAAGGACTCAAATGTGAAG aatgtgCAATGAATGTGCATCATAAATGCCAAAAGAAGGTGGCCAACCTGTGTGGAATTAACCAGAAGTTGTTAGCTGAAGCTTTAACTCAAGTCAGCCAG AAGTCTTCGCGAAGGTCTGACTCTGGATCTGTAGAAAATGTTGGCATTTACCAAGATTTTGATAAGAAACATCGAGGTCCAGGAGGGGATACAACag CAGATAACAGCCAGTATGATAAACTGTGGGAGGGAAGCACTGCCAAGACAGCGCCACGAATTGCAAGCAGGAGAAAATTCAATATAGAGAGCTTTGTCTTCCATAAAGTACTGGGGAAAGGAAGTTTTGGAAAG GTACTGCTTGCTGagctaaaaggaaagaatgagtTCTTTGCTATCAAAGCTCTGAAGAAAGACGTGGTGCTGATTGACGATGATGTGGAATGTACCATGGTGGAGAAGCGGGTCCTTGCACTTGCATGGGAAAATCCATTTCTCACACACCTTTATTGCACGTTCCAGACAAAG GATCACCTCTTTTTTGTTATGGAGTTCCTGAATGGGGGAGACCTGATGTTTCACATACAAGACAAGGGGCGGTTTGATCTCTACAGAGCAAC GTTTTATGGAGCTGAAATTTTATGTGGGCTGCAGTTTCTTCACAGCAAAGGCATTATTTATAG AGACCTGAAACTGGACAACGTGATGCTCGATAAAGAAGGCCACATCAAAATAGCGGATTTTGGAATGtgcaaagaaaatgttgttGGTGAGAACAAGGCCAGCACGTTCTGCGGGACCCCGGACTACATTGCTCCAGAG ATTCTGCAAGGCTTGAAGTACACGTTCTCTGTGGACTGGTGGTCGTTCGGGGTCCTGCTGTACGAGATGCTCATTGGACAGTCTCCTTTCCACGGGGATGATGAAGATGAGTTGTTTGAGTCGATCCGAGTGGACACACCTCACTACCCTCGCTGGATTACCAAGGAGTCAAAAGACATATTAGAAAAG CTGTTTGAAAGAGATCCGACACGGAGACTCGGTGTCACCGGGAATATCAgagatcatcctttcttcaaaACCATCAACTGGACGACCCTAGAGAGGAGGGAGGTTGACCCTCCTTTCAAGCCCAAAGTG AAGTCGCCGAGTGACTACAACAACTTCGACAGAGAATTTCTGAACGAGAAGCCGAAGCTCTCTTACAGCGACAAGAACCTGATCGACTCCATGGATCAGTCCGCGTTCGATGGCTTCTCCTTCACCAACCCCAAATTCGAACAGAtcttagaaaaataa